A stretch of DNA from Lycium ferocissimum isolate CSIRO_LF1 unplaced genomic scaffold, AGI_CSIRO_Lferr_CH_V1 ctg8995, whole genome shotgun sequence:
TCTTCAAGCCAATTAATTCCTCCTTCATTTTGTTAACTTCATTTAGATGTCTAGCCTCAATGGCAATTAATTCTTCTGCAATTTGTCCCTTTCGATCTTGACCGCATCTAACAACGACGTCAAACTTTGAACATTATTCCACTGCATCTCAGAAACAATTCATCTTCCCATTCCCAAAATCCACAAgaattgcccttaggccttgaCATTTGTAGAATTTCCGTCCGGGATTACTAGGAGTCGATGAAGTGAGGTGTTTTGCAATGGTGCCACAATTACATTTTACGTGAGACGAACATACTACCTTGAGACATTTACGAACCCACAAAATTTTCGAATTAGAACACAGAGCGATTAtggatgaatttggaggagaaaTTTGATGGAGAAATTTCGTGGAGGAAGAATACATATATGAAGGAGCAATGGTGTGAGAAGAGGAATTTCATGAACGGGGGAAAAAAAATGGGCCGATTGAaggtgatgaagatgaagatgaagttgaaCTTAGGGTTCTAAAGGGTGGTGGGTCGGGTTGGGATTAAAAAGGGAACGAATTATAATCGTTCCCGCcgttttgtattaaaaaaaaaaaaaaaaacgttaacaaaaattaattaacgCGCGGTGTGTGGCCGTTGAACACGCGCCTGCAGTCTGGGCCAATACCAGAGGAGGAAGATAATTAAAtcgtaagttgttaagggggtaaataaataaatgttaaGTTTAGTTTTGGGCTTCAAACCCATTTTCATGCGCAATTCagggttaaatgatgtcttttctctatttTGAAATTCAGGATATTGTGTCCTGAAGTTCACTTATAGTGGTTCCAACTTTAGGATACTATATTATGACTTTTACTTGGAGTAATTTGACCTTCAGGTCACAGTCTTGAAATTTAGTTGTTGTATTTTGAACATGAGGATATTGTGTGTCCTGAAGATCAATCTTTATAAAACTAAACTTCAGAAGACAATCATCAATGATCGGACTTCTACAATTGAGCTTCAGGACAATAGTTGAATCCTTGCatttcttttgaaacaaaacatAGAAGAGTCCTAACTAATTTGCATTGTTTTTGCATCATCAAAAGACCACATAGCTAAAACCTATTTCTACAAATATTGTTTAGAGAGGTTTTGAGTAGGATTAATCATCACCATGGAGTGATAGGGGCATAAGCACATTATCtgtcttcttttttctccttaaaGTCTGCAAATTGGGAAATAGCAGAGAGATATGCATTAGAATTTCTGGGCAGCAACACTATAATGTGAAGTCCACCTCATCACCACAAAGCTCATAGGAAGCAAATAAGTTTCAGGTCCGGAGGAGATGAAGAACAAAGGGCAAAATGGTCTTTAACATATATTAGAAATAAAGCTATTTATTTTTGCTCAACATTTAAAATGTTGGGTAAACACTAAATACCGAACACATGGTGGCCATCCCACGTTATTTCCACTTTATACTAACCTCTAACTTTGTGGGCTTGTGGCCActggaagagaaaaaaaaaacaaaggaaagaaCAAAATTGTAAAACGGAAAAGTTCGTGTATGCCCGTCTACTATGAGAAAAAGATCAAATTCACCGTTTGTTATACTATTAGTTTAAATATTCCCTCACttatactattggttcaaatGTATCCCTCCTCCATTAAgattgtccaaggtggacacTCAATCATTTGTGGCactgacatttgatgaggtagATGCCCCGTGGCGTGCCACCCCAACGCCTCAACCCATTTTACCCTCCACTCTATTTGTTCTTTCACAACTAGCATGTCCTTCCCTCCACCACCATTGTCACCATTACCGTCACCATGACCACCGAAATTCAGGCGAAATTACCGGcaaaaatttaaacaaaatgaatgtgttttttaaatttaaagagCCATAAAGTAAGTGAAAATTGTGAACACTGTAGAATAAGGTTAGATTTATAATCCAATTAAATAAAAGAGTATAGTTTTTCCAtgtaaaataataatgttgttaggGACAAACTTGTCCTTATCACCTTGTTACATAACATTAAAAAGGATGGAGATTATATAGGAATGGggaaaaatgctcaaatatGTCACTGAACTTAACGAAGGGTCATTGTCGCTTCTATAGTTTTCGTACTGTCCTGATTATTGCTACTTATGTTTCTGTATTGCCGTATTTAAACTTTACTTGAGCCGAAGGTCCATCaaaaacagcctctctacctacCAAGGTAGAGGTAATGTCTGCGTATACTCTACCTCCCAgatcccacttgtgggattacactggtatgttgttattgtttgttgttgttttttaaatcttatggtcctaaattaaaaatgtgtgcaatgtactaaaatgtcctttgaatTGTGGTTTTAAACTTCCTATGTAGGATACTTGAATTGGCtaacttattaaatatagaaagagatacTCTTTTTGAAAtagaccaaaaagaaaagtaagacacttaaaaaAGTACTCCACTAAACAATTATTGCGTTTGCTAGAAAAGTGTTAATAAACGGTTCTTTTATTAAAATGAGTACCTTTCAAAATactaaagaaaattataaatttaaaagcTTCTTTGTAAAGAAAATTAGGAATGATGGACAATTGGACATGAAGTGAAGATAAAGTCCACCGTCAGGTTTTCTGAgagttagaaaaagaaaaagaaaaagttaaggatacaatagtaaaaaaattattcaaaccAAAACTATTTATAAGCTAAAAAGCCACAAGTTGAGGGTGGCTAACTTATGGTTTTTCGCTAATTTTGGCTCATAAGCATTTTGGGTGTTACCAAACGCATAAGTAAGAGAAAAGGTGATACAGGTTAACTTTACTAGCTtataagcttagccaaacactCTCTTAAAACAGAGACAATCATATCAATTAGTTATAAAACAATATCCATCTGTAGACACCATGTTTACGAAAAAAACACACGATGTGCGTCAAGAATGGGGTCCGGGTGAGTCTAAAAAGATATAGAAGGATTATAACAGTATTAAGTGCTAGACTCTCTTGTATAAATGGAATGAATCCTCAGCCTCAAACAACCTGCACTAGGCTGAAAACTGTACTGTACACACCAGATACAATGTGATTACTAACAACAGCCCTCAAGTTACATTTACAAGAACCTTGAGCAAAGTCCAACCCTTGAGTTATCATTTTAATTGCAATGACACAGTTCAAGCCTTAGCTTTAGAGGGAGTTGCTATCAAATGATGTAAAGTTGACGCCTGGATAACAGCGCTAGGACTAGTATCTCTACTCCGTGTTGGCACAGATTGCCTGAGACCCATGTTTTTGTCAACCCCACTTCTTAGAACACGTCGCCAAGACCGTGGAAGGCTTCGCACCAGCCGTGTTGAAGCTACCAGCAGAATCACACCAAGAATGATGCACAGCCTGTACAGAAAGATCTCAACATGTACAGTATTTCTTTTGGATAGGTAAATGAAATTTCATTTATTGCACTGAGAATGCACATTTATGCACACCAAAAAAAGACTTCCAGTTCCCTTATAAATGTAGGAATCCAggaagatgaccaagtcatttAAATCAGAGCCATGCTTTCAGATAAACCACGAATACAAAGCAGTGACACTCTAAATTTGACATCGAGAACTGATGTGTACTTGTTTTcaaatggcaaaaaaaaaaaaaagaatcctgTGCGTACTTGCGTTTAAGACATCTATCAATGGCTAATCTGATTGTACTTGGGATATTGTGCtatgcaaataaaaatgaaaaacgaATAATCCCAGCTTTCCTTTATGGACATTCCGAACAATAGAACAATATCCAGTTTCTAAGGAAACAACTCAAAAACAAACTTTGTGCAAGTTACAGATGACCCGAATTTACTGTTCAAATGCTTTCTCATTACAACTTTAAAGGATTTAAAGGTAATATTAGGTTGACATGTCTCAGGACACTAAGGCCTCTTTTATTTGCACTTAACGTGGGTCTGAATCTTAATGGTTCAGACCTTAAGCCATTAGGTGTTGTTGACAAATCTGATtcctaagttactcggactcgcCTAAAATGTCATCGGGTGCAATAAATGAAATCTCAGTGCAATATTGGGAATTACGCTATCCGGTTCTGTTGGATCCACCCTAGCAGCTACAGCCTCTCTATTGGGAATTACGCTATCCAACGGATACTATCAGTTTGGGTGGGATCCACACGGACCGCTGGGGTTAGTACCAATCTCTTCTACACACCCGTGCTCGACGACGCCGCATTTACCTCCTCCCCAGGAGTGCTCAGTTGTTGAATTGGGCTTTGAGAGTTCAGAGTGATTCCAGGTTCCATCACCACTAGATCTTATGTCAGAGAAGTCACAGTACTAGCGGCTCCTTTGTCAACTAAGTCCCCCAAAATTTTggtttttcatttcttcttgCCTCCGGTATTCGATGGATCATTCTTAGGTCGGCGTCGCCCTCATTTTCCAGTTTGTTTGCCCTCTCTCGCCATGTTTTACGACCACCGGTCAGGGTTACTTACCGTGCGCCGGGAGCATGGAGAGCGAAAGTTTGTATACATTACTCTTGCTTGTCACCAACAGGTATTTCGTATGGATAACTTTTACCACCTGCTCCACCCTAACCATCCACTACCCACCCCCAATACCAATCCCCTcacccaccccctccccccactCACCACAACCACGAACACCACCcaaaccccccacccccacctccTAACCCCCACCCCATTTGCCACCCCCAACCACCCTGCTCACCTTCCACTCCCACAAACCCACCCCAACCCTCTACTACCCCACCCCCTATAGCAACCCCCTCACCCACCCCCTTCCCTACTCACCACAACTACTAACACCACCCAAATCCCCCACCCCCACTTATACCCACCCActaccaccacccaacccccaccccatTCACTACCCCCACCCTACCCCCATCACCCACCTACCTTACCCCCGCCTACCCCgctcaccaccacccacccccaccctactcCCAGACCCTCCGCACCACCACCACCTACTAACCCCCCGCAACCCATCCACCACCACGCACCTGCCCCACCCACCACCACAACAAAGGATCTCTATCATTACTAGCGGACATAAAtgcttcatttttttattaaataatatttgtatttaattaaatttgtatttattttttaatattaggtactttattatttgaattgtatatttattatgtttaaataagtACATTATGCACTTTCAGCTGTTGAAAAACAAATAGTCTTAATTATTCAGTGTTCAGATCgagagacaacatcttaatcattcaaatGTTCATTCAGATTCAggcgtcttaatcttaatgataCCAAATGAGGCCTAAACGATGCTCGACACCCATTCATGTTTAGTCAGTCACAGAAAGAATGatacctttctatatttagtaacaatttaacttaaaccttCTCATTTTTATCCGTAATGGGATGATCTATAGCCATACAATATCTATggtttattttagaccacaactttcaaaagtcttactctcattcttaaactccgtgtccagtcaaacaccttcacataaattgaaacggagggagtacatgtTTTCAACATTTGTCTTAAACTCTCCTTTTAATAAACGTGTAAGGTGAAAGCAAGCCATtctatttttctactttttAATAACCGTTGTGTTAGACCCAGCTTCCATGCACCTCGAATAATTACACGGGTCACCACTACCTCCTACTGGCACAGGTACCGGGTAACCCTGTCCAACAAGGCTTGGACAGATGGGAAAAACCACCtaaatatttttgcttcaacctacttcattgaccactttgGACACACCCTTGGGTGTAATAAGATATTCAATTTTGAAATGGAGGTACTactacacaacaacaacatacccagtgtaatcccacaagtggggtctggggagggtagagtgtacgcagaccttatacCTAAgcaggtagggaggctgtttccgaaagaccgtCGGCCCATAAAGAAAGGATCACAAAAGTTTTGAAACCACCTGTCATTTAAGTAGCGAAGGGAAGAAAGACTCCCGTAAAGATTTCAGCAGGAACTAATGAATCTTCGTATTTATCTCGACTTATGTATTTCAGTTAAAAAACTGTTTCTTATGGAAAAAGGAGATAAAGACATAGAGAGCATGCCTCTCTTGTAACAAAGAAGTTTGACAAGAAAAATAGATGGTAACAGGTCAAAAGGCAAATGGGGGAAAAGGCAAAGAAAAGCAACATGTCATGCATACCATCCAAGCAAAAGCCAGAGACGAGATGTTGGCCCTGAAGGCAGCCGTTCACCCAAAGCAAACATACCAGCAAATACACCAGTTACAATTGATGCAACAGCTGCACATGTGGACACTACAATTGCCCTTCCATGCTTCAAGCCACGTGTCTGTTTGGAAGAATAGAAGTACTTAACGAAAACTGTTCATAAGACAGAAAGGATAAATATAGTTCTCTTGAAGGGAAAAAATACAATAAGTTGGATTATAGTGGTTTCATGGCCTCATCTCATCTATCTTTGCCATGATATCGACCAAAACCAGACAAGGGAAGAAAATATTTGATCGTGATTATGCTATGTTTGGAGTTGCAATATCAGTATTACTGGTAAGTGCTAATAGCAGAAATAAATAATGCTGATCACAAGAAGTACCTGACATACAAAACCAGAAGCACTACAACAAATGCTTATTGAAATACAAACAGGCACCAACAACTTGGAAAATCCCTGCTCGAAGAATAAAAATCCCATCTTTGATATCACGGATGAAATCCTGTAATTACCATATTATAGTCATTATCTGTAGTAAGACGCAAGGGCAAACACATAACCACCAACACTTTGAGATTGAAATAAACCACCAACACTTGACATAGGAAAAAGATGACCTTGGCAAGCTTACTATATCAAGACTAACTGACATTTGCTCAATGCAATCAAACATACAAGTTCATTAATATGATTGCAGTAGTTGTTAATAACAATCCAGCTACAAGAAAACTAATCAAGCAACAAAAAGAACTATGGAACCCAACTTTGAATTAATATACACTTTAACAAGTTCAACGGTAATAACAAGTTACTTTGTGTTGCTAAAGCACGAGGCTTCTTTTATAGAGCTTTGATTTCAATATACTGCATACTGTTACGTCAGGAGTTACAAAGTTGTTAAATGCTTAAAATAACAGGGGCATAATACAAACTCCGTAGTGCAAATTGTTAAAAAAAGAGGTTGAATTTGTTCTTCCTGGCATTAATAAATGTCTGCAGTAAGAAGGACATAGTAACTAATTTGTTTAGACTTTTAGAGAAGGATCGAGTCACAAGACGATGAACATGAAAATCTAAATCAATTAACTTCGACTTTCCTTACCTTTGTTCGAATTCCTAGATCGACCTATTTAGAATATAAATTCAGCTCGTTCAAGGGAAGCTGAAACCTCAGAGTTCAATGGAAGAGAGAACTCCGATCTCTTTTTTTTGGTTAACATACGCTTGTTTTATTCCCCAAATCCCCCTTTAAATAGGGAGTCTTATTACAACAAAAGAAAGTCTAATCCTTATGAAACTAGGAAACATAAATCCTAGTCTGGAATATTAACGATAGCTAAACCTAATCCCCTTAAAGTTTCGAGTTTACTTCGCTTGGGAATTGGTTTTAAACACCTTAGACATTACCCTACCATATAAATAGGTTATTGTGACGTCGAAATGGCGGCTTGGACATTCTTGGAGAAAATAAGCTGCGGAGACATTGATTCACCAATTTAACTTCAATTAATACCTTTCAagtttagtttatgattcttaacatACTCATGATGTTTGTTTTGAACATGAGCGGCTAGAATCCCTTGTTCGGGGATTGTGGTATTGACATGGCAGTTGTAGTTAGAGAATCGTTTCTAGCTATTGAATTTCCATtattgggttgcttatttattcttgggttaattgtttaattatctGACTCATAGTTGAACCCTATCTGTGGCGCGttaattggacttgagaaagggatTTGCCTGCGTGATAAGAACAAGTAGAGCTTGTTCGTGATTCTCTTGAGGGTGATTTTTTCACTattgaggatagagatatacccttagcctcgcttagttgaatacggagattTAAATGTGTTCTCACTATTTTTTTATGACAATAGAGATATAGGCATTAGAGTAGTTTAAATAGACTTGTGAGCAATCCGAGGGATACTCATAAAGTAAATATTAACCCgccaactagtaacccaggaaattAATAGTTAGAGCGATTAAAATGCTCAATTGGATTGTCAATTGCCATAACCCTGGATCCGTCTCTCATCAGATAAAACTCTCTTAAAATCCAAGTCATTATGGCTGCTTTCTTTCCGTCATACTTTAGTTACAATAAACTCAACATTTTTTTACTCCGTTGAATAGTTACACGTTGAATTCGAATTAGACGGTCAATCatataagtctctgtgggtacgatatTGGGACTTCAATCCTATATCATTTagcgaccacgtatacttgcgtgtgtaTTTGGGAGCGACACGGCGCCGCTTCAAATCAGATCTGAAGGGTTGGGTCATGTAAATATTCACGAAATCAGGATTGAACGCATGACCATAAAAGTGTTAAGAGCAAAATAATGAGTTACTTAGCTTCTAAATGATATTATGTGTATGATACTTTCAGTTGGACATTATGAATTGTGGTTCAAATCTTAGGATACCATCAACTTCGTCAGACGTTAAAGTATATATACTAATGTATTTACTCTAATGAAAGTTCAAACATATGCAAGATACTTTCtggtatgcatgatattatgagATATATTACAAACTAGTGGAGGATTGTTGAGTTAGTTTGTAATATTTGGAGGTCTTAAATTGAACAGACATATCTATTCGTGAAAGGAAATGACTACTCTGAAAAGTTTTCTCTaagttctatatatatataaggattcAACTGAAGTAGCGTAGTTAGTTTGCAGTATACTGAGACTTGGTTGAATCCCGAAGAAAATTGCTTGTAACCCTCTAAAGAATATACGAGCAGTATTTTTTCAAGGACAACtacttttcatgaaaaattctttcTTCTTAAATTATGTTTTCCTATTTATCTAATAATCTCTAGATATGTGCTATAAGTACTAAGtgcgctatgatatgatacatacGTGGAATGGTATTTTGTGAGGATCTTGTCTGTCTTTCGTTACTATTCGCTCTTTTACTGTATTGGTTGGGAAAAGGTAGAGAGAATTATAGTCGAAGTtactgttctttttttttttttttttaaatgtgaacCATTTCTCGATTTACGTGTGTCATCCTTTTGCAGGAGCCATGCTGATCTTCTCTATATCGTTCCAATGTTTATCGGATGTCTCAAAGGGACAATCAAAGTCGCTTCAATGACCAATAAAGACCGatctaatttatttattttttaatttggtcATAATACTTCTAAAACTCTCTGATAATTCATGAGATCTATATTGCATTATCAAATATGACAAACTGTAATTGTGATTTAATTTAGGTGtgattatatgttttttttggaACTCCCTTACTCTAATATCTAATTGTTGAATTCCTCTAGCACTGCAAGAGCGGCGAGCGGCCCGCGGTcctaaaataaaagagaataactaccaaaaatttcacttttcttGCAACCCTAGGAATATTTTGATAGAGATCGAGCCTTACAGAAACTATTTAAATGATATATTTGATGGAAATAGATCAATAAATCCACACAAGTGAAATGAAAGTGCATTTTCTTCGGTTGATCATAATTATAACTTTAAAGCATCAAACTTTTTGGAGTAGATCTACTTCGGGATATTAATGAGTACATCTtagaatgtatatataaatCTTGTAGGAGAATTGAGAACCAAAAGTTCTTGGTTTTCTCTGTCCATGACTCCATAATGGCAAAGTAGAAAGTATAAGAAACTGGAGAAAGAGTCATTTGATTAAGTCAATTGGTTGTGTGGCCATTACATCTTTAAAAGTTTATGTCAGACCTTTTAAAAGATCTTTATTTTTACACGTAAGAtatctaaaaagaaaatacaagagATCTTTGTAGGGacatttttcttctatttaaatTGTAAAAGAGTCATGTTGAACTACTTCCTCTATTCCAAGTTACAATAAGGTACATATAGAGGGAATACAGCCTTTTAGGCAGCGGAAGTTTGAGGCAATAACATGTTTGTGATGCCCTTAGATGTTCCTGGCCCCACACACGCTATATTGATGTATTCAACGACTTTATAGCCTTGGCCGACATGCCTAGGTAATCTTAGagtatctatatatttatgtttaatTTCCACCAAATTTGGACTATTATTAATTGTTATGGTTCAGATTTCACTTACTAACGTTTTATCATCTTTCCTCCACCCcctttttggcttttttttttttttttttttttttttttaaatatttgtgcCTTTCAAATGCTAAGTAAACAAGAAAAGCATATTTCTGATGCAGGGATACATTAATTTCTTCCAACAGACATCGTAAGTGGAATGAATTTCTCAACTTCTCGAAAGgagaataaaagagaaaaaaaagatagtAAAACATAAATGTCTGGATACGATTTTTAGTTTTGGAGTGCAGAAACCAATTCTAGATCACAATTAACATAAAACAGACCACTTGCACTTCTTACATAAATAAAGCCAACAGAGTAATGAatcttctttattgttttaATTCATTATCAATTTTAGATCGATGCATTATTATTCGTCTACAGTATAAAGTTCGTAACTAGAATTTAACCAATATATCTATATACTATTTTTTAGACTTTTTGAAGCAAAAAGATCGTTTTTGGAAACACACTAACAACAACAGCTATAAAGGCAAAAATAACTATTAAAGTATCTAGTAAACATAAAACAAAGATTGATCATAGATTTAATAAGTGAATGAAACAACATGCTTTGAGAAAAAAACAGACGATAGACGGACACTTCAATAGGTACAAGTCTGGTTTGAGGTGTCTAAGTGAATTATGTGGATAACTTTAAGGGGTCAACGATGACTTAAGCCTTGATTGGAAGTATCACTGAGAGGAAAGCCTTGTACAAGAAAAGACGGAAAGAGTTCTTGAAAAAAAGCTCAAGAACTAAGCACCCTTTGTGATATACATATTGCTACCGTCGTTTATAGTGCTCAGCACAACAAACCAGAggtatttccaaatcatgatgtTGTTATCAATTCTTTTACAAAGTTTAGCGTGCTTCGGAGTTGGAACAATCAAAAAACATGGTGACACTAGAAGAGTTCACCAAGCAAAGGATTAAGAAGTTGGAGGAACAACTGCGGAAGGAGAATACGGTGAAGGAGTTATTGTTCTTCATGCATCTTGTTTATTAACTCCTTCACACTATTCTCCTTCTTTACCTTCCGCAATTGTTGCTCCAACTCCTTAATCCTCTGCTTCGTAAACGCTTCTACTGTCACCATGttttttgattgctccaactcCGACAACCCCCTAAACTTTGTAAATGTATTGATAATAACACCAAGATTGGAAATACCTCAGGTTCATTGTGGTAAGCACTATAAACCATAGTAGCAATATCAACATCACAAAGGTGCTGAGTTCTTGAGCATTTTTCAAAGCaagcttcactttctttccaaTCACGGCTAACGAGGAGGAAAAGGAGGAGAAATGTGTTTGTTTGGATATGGGATCAAATGGCTTTGTTGTAATGGTATGTTCCTTTGCCCAGGATTAGCTCCTATTTATAGGGGGAAATTTAGATTCtgtaaaaaaattaatagttTGAATTAAAGGATTCTTAGTAGTCACCATTAGCAATTTTGACATGAAATTAAATGAGGACAGACGAGATACCAAGTTAGATTGAAATATGTGAAGTTTATGGCTCTGATTTTATGCTGACCAATTTTTTTCGAGTCCAACTTTAGTATTAGGGGAATAATTTAGTTGAAGATTTTAAGTAATATCATAAAAAATGATCACACAGACTAGAGTAACACCAAATGTGATTGCTtactaattttataaaaaaatgatCGTAAGTAACAACAAATGTGATTGCTTAACAAATTTAGTCATcaagaaagtaaaaaataataataataataataataataataataataataataataataataataataataatacaatcTCTTTAAAAAATGTTATGGATGTACAAAATTAAAGATTGAAACAAGCGAGCATTTTAAATAAAAGatatcaaattttaattaattatagtggct
This window harbors:
- the LOC132046012 gene encoding probable magnesium transporter NIPA9 isoform X2; amino-acid sequence: MDLFGAVLMLRALSLAPVSVIQPVSGCGLAILSVFSHFYLKEIMNIIDWIGITLAGIGTIAVGAGGEEQQASAISIFHLPWLACAVAILFVLLNGWLRIYRRQRREQELMQYEVIEEIIYGLESGILSGISSVISKMGFLFFEQGFSKLLVPVCISISICCSASGFVCQTRGLKHGRAIVVSTCAAVASIVTGVFAGMFALGERLPSGPTSRLWLLLGWLCIILGVILLVASTRLVRSLPRSWRRVLRSGVDKNMGLRQSVPTRSRDTSPSAVIQASTLHHLIATPSKAKA